A single region of the Bacillales bacterium genome encodes:
- a CDS encoding carboxylesterase, with protein MKIVPPKPFTFEGGKRAVLLLHGFTGNTADVRMLGRYLEDKGYTCHAPLYKGHGVPPEELLDTGPEDWWQDVVDGYRHLKDKGHEEIAVCGLSLGGVFSLKVGYTFPVMGVVPMCAPATGKDEGTLYEGVLKYAKEYKQYEGKSKEQVDEEMEKFKQKPMHTLKNLGRLNDEVYDRLGEIEAPVFVVQARKDEMIDPKSAEMIYDKVETEDKTIKWYEDATHVITLSKEKEQLHRDIHDFLERLDWSAE; from the coding sequence ATGAAAATCGTACCACCGAAACCATTTACGTTTGAAGGCGGAAAACGAGCGGTCTTGCTGCTGCACGGGTTCACTGGAAACACAGCAGACGTGCGGATGCTCGGCCGTTATTTGGAGGATAAAGGTTACACGTGTCATGCGCCGCTGTATAAAGGACATGGCGTGCCTCCGGAAGAACTGCTGGATACCGGGCCGGAAGATTGGTGGCAAGACGTCGTCGACGGCTATCGTCATTTGAAGGACAAGGGCCATGAGGAAATTGCCGTCTGCGGGTTGTCGCTCGGGGGAGTATTTTCCTTGAAAGTCGGCTACACTTTTCCTGTAATGGGAGTCGTTCCGATGTGCGCCCCTGCGACCGGCAAAGACGAGGGCACACTGTATGAAGGCGTATTGAAGTACGCGAAAGAATATAAGCAGTACGAGGGCAAATCGAAAGAACAAGTGGATGAAGAAATGGAGAAGTTTAAGCAGAAACCGATGCATACGTTAAAAAATCTTGGCCGCTTGAACGATGAAGTATACGACCGCCTTGGTGAAATTGAAGCGCCGGTGTTCGTCGTGCAAGCTCGCAAGGACGAAATGATCGATCCGAAAAGTGCGGAGATGATTTACGACAAAGTCGAAACAGAAGACAAAACGATCAAATGGTATGAAGATGCAACGCATGTGATCACGCTGAGCAAGGAAAAAGAACAATTGCACCGAGACATTCATGACTTTCTCGAACGTCTCGATTGGTCGGCGGAATAA
- the rnr gene encoding ribonuclease R: protein MNLATKETILAYMRDEASKPMKLEELKEVFDSEDADGYKALVKTLNAMEHQGLIVRTRSNRYGVPEKMNLVRGTVQGHAKGFAFIIPDKEGQDDIYVGPTDLNGAMNADKVLVRLSPGSQKSRPEGTVVRIIERGVKEVVGTYMDSRHFGFVRADDKRIGNDIFIPKGGVNGAAEGHKVVVKIIKYPEGKMSAEGEIVQILGHKNDPGVDILSIIYKNGLPTAFPEEVMAEAAQVPDEIGPGEIEGRRDLRNETIVTIDGADAKDLDDAVHVVKLPNGNYQLGVHIADVSHYVKEGSEIDKEAYERGTSAYLVDRVIPMIPHRLSNGICSLNPQVDRLTLTCDMEIDPQGDVVQHEIYPSVIRTMERMTYENVRKIIQREDEAVTERYGDLIGFFDTMAELAQILTKKRKQRGAIDFDFTEAKVVINEEGKPSDVVIRERSVAERLIEEFMLIANETVAEHFHWMELPFIYRIHEEPDPDKLQKFFEFITNFGYVVRGSADSVHPRALQDLLEKVDGEPEEAVISKIMLRSMQQAKYHHESLGHFGLSTDFYTHFTSPIRRYPDLIVHRLIRTYLIEQKVDAKTRNHWKKELPEIAKHTSEMERRAVDAERETDDLKKAEYMEDKIGEEFEGIISGVTNFGLFVELPNTIEGLVHISYLTDDYYAYNEGQYALIGERTGNVFRIGDDVNVRVINVNLEERSIDFELVDMKPKKRNKKARPTVIQGGKGKKKNGKNGRGMKKFDPRKKAPKMKAAAVKKGRKPKKRR from the coding sequence ATGAACCTAGCAACCAAAGAAACCATTCTCGCATACATGCGGGATGAAGCAAGCAAGCCGATGAAACTCGAAGAACTTAAAGAGGTATTCGACTCGGAAGATGCCGACGGATACAAAGCACTGGTCAAAACGTTGAATGCCATGGAGCATCAAGGCTTGATCGTTCGGACGCGAAGCAACCGGTACGGAGTTCCGGAGAAAATGAATCTCGTAAGAGGGACCGTCCAAGGGCATGCGAAAGGGTTCGCTTTTATTATCCCGGACAAGGAAGGGCAGGATGACATTTATGTCGGGCCGACCGACTTGAATGGAGCCATGAATGCGGATAAAGTGCTTGTCAGGCTTTCGCCGGGTTCGCAAAAATCACGGCCGGAAGGTACGGTCGTCAGGATCATCGAGCGCGGTGTAAAGGAAGTCGTGGGCACGTACATGGACAGCCGGCATTTTGGCTTCGTCCGCGCGGACGACAAGCGGATCGGCAATGACATTTTCATCCCAAAAGGCGGGGTGAACGGCGCCGCCGAAGGGCACAAAGTCGTTGTCAAGATCATTAAATATCCCGAGGGGAAAATGAGCGCCGAAGGTGAAATCGTACAGATTCTCGGGCATAAGAACGATCCGGGCGTGGACATTCTTTCGATTATTTATAAAAATGGCTTGCCGACCGCATTCCCCGAAGAAGTGATGGCGGAGGCGGCTCAAGTTCCGGATGAGATTGGACCTGGGGAGATTGAGGGCCGCCGGGATTTGCGCAATGAAACGATCGTTACGATTGACGGCGCGGATGCGAAGGATCTCGATGATGCGGTACACGTCGTGAAGCTGCCGAACGGCAACTACCAGCTCGGCGTTCATATCGCGGATGTTAGTCATTATGTGAAGGAAGGTTCGGAGATCGACAAGGAAGCTTATGAGCGCGGGACGAGCGCTTATTTGGTCGACCGTGTCATTCCGATGATTCCGCATCGCTTGTCGAACGGCATTTGCAGCTTGAATCCGCAAGTCGATCGGCTGACGTTGACGTGCGACATGGAAATCGATCCGCAAGGCGACGTCGTCCAGCACGAGATTTATCCGAGCGTGATCCGGACAATGGAACGGATGACGTATGAAAATGTCCGTAAAATCATTCAAAGAGAAGATGAGGCGGTAACGGAACGTTACGGCGATCTGATCGGCTTTTTTGATACGATGGCAGAACTGGCGCAAATTTTAACGAAGAAACGGAAACAGCGCGGGGCTATTGATTTCGATTTTACCGAAGCGAAAGTCGTCATAAACGAAGAGGGAAAACCTTCTGATGTCGTTATTCGCGAGCGTTCCGTGGCGGAACGCTTGATCGAGGAGTTCATGTTGATCGCCAACGAAACGGTTGCCGAACATTTCCATTGGATGGAGCTTCCGTTCATTTATCGGATTCACGAGGAACCGGATCCGGATAAGCTGCAAAAATTCTTCGAGTTCATCACGAATTTTGGGTATGTCGTAAGAGGAAGTGCGGACTCGGTCCATCCGCGGGCCCTCCAAGATTTGCTCGAGAAAGTTGACGGCGAACCGGAGGAAGCGGTTATCAGCAAGATCATGCTTCGTTCGATGCAGCAGGCGAAATACCATCATGAAAGCCTGGGCCATTTCGGTCTCTCGACCGATTTTTATACCCATTTTACGTCACCGATCCGTCGTTACCCGGATTTGATCGTTCATCGCTTGATCCGGACGTATTTGATCGAGCAAAAAGTGGATGCGAAAACGCGGAACCATTGGAAGAAAGAGCTTCCGGAAATTGCAAAACATACGTCGGAAATGGAACGCCGCGCGGTTGATGCGGAACGGGAAACGGATGATTTGAAGAAAGCCGAGTACATGGAAGACAAGATTGGCGAAGAATTCGAGGGCATCATCAGCGGTGTTACGAATTTCGGCTTGTTCGTCGAATTGCCGAACACGATCGAAGGGCTTGTGCACATCAGCTACTTGACCGACGATTATTACGCTTACAATGAGGGCCAATACGCGCTCATCGGTGAACGGACAGGCAACGTCTTCCGCATCGGCGATGACGTAAATGTTCGCGTCATCAACGTGAACCTTGAGGAACGGTCGATTGATTTCGAACTCGTCGATATGAAGCCGAAGAAACGCAACAAGAAAGCGCGCCCGACCGTGATTCAAGGCGGAAAAGGAAAGAAGAAAAACGGCAAGAACGGACGTGGCATGAAAAAGTTCGATCCGCGAAAAAAAGCACCGAAAATGAAGGCCGCGGCTGTGAAGAAAGGAAGAAAGCCGAAGAAGCGCCGTTGA